Genomic window (Paraglaciecola psychrophila 170):
TCAACCGGTAAATCAGACCTTGCACCCCATTCACTCCATGAACCATCATATACGGCGATGTGTGTGAATCCTGCTTCCGTTGCAGCCAAAGCCAAAATGCAGGCAGTAACACCCGACCCACAGCTAAAAACCAACAATCCATCAAAAGACTGTATGTATTCCGAAAAAATACATTTTAGCTCTTCTGAAGATTTTAGTACGAAACCTTCAATGCATGTTTGGAAGGGTAAATTTTGTGATGTTGGAATATGACCAGAGCGTAAACCCTTGCGCGGCTCTGCTTGTGTACCGTTAAAGCGTCCTGCACTTCGGGCGTCTAACAAAGTTATATTGGTTAATTTCTGGATTAATTCATCTGCATTAAAAAAATGGTTGCTGTTGAACTTAGCCTTAAAATCACCTGATTTACGAGGAGAGATAAGCTGTAAAACCTTTGGTCTGTCCTGTTCTAACCAATTAGGTAAACCGCCATTAAGTATATAAACTTGCTGGTGGCCCATAGACTTAAACATCCACCAAACTCTAGGTGCGCAATAAATCCCCTTGTTGTCATAGATTACAATTAAACTATCCTGATTAATGCCTAAGTTGCCAGCGTTTTCGGTAAAGCTGATTTCGTTAGGCATAGTATGAGGCAAGCTAGAATTTGTATCACAAAATATATTTTCGAAATCAAAAAACATGGAATTGGGAATATAACCAACAGGTCTTTTATTGGCTTTTCCCGTTATCG
Coding sequences:
- a CDS encoding sulfurtransferase, with the translated sequence MQPKTNIVSSQWLEDRIDQPDLIVLYTQMDNPITGKANKRPVGYIPNSMFFDFENIFCDTNSSLPHTMPNEISFTENAGNLGINQDSLIVIYDNKGIYCAPRVWWMFKSMGHQQVYILNGGLPNWLEQDRPKVLQLISPRKSGDFKAKFNSNHFFNADELIQKLTNITLLDARSAGRFNGTQAEPRKGLRSGHIPTSQNLPFQTCIEGFVLKSSEELKCIFSEYIQSFDGLLVFSCGSGVTACILALAATEAGFTHIAVYDGSWSEWGARSDLPVEL